A stretch of Pseudolysobacter antarcticus DNA encodes these proteins:
- a CDS encoding ECF-type sigma factor, whose product MQQVVDASGVDELVDQLYLQLRTLARSERRRGGAPDTLHTTALVSELYLKLADTERLRFGEAKQFFSYAAQAMRHILLDRAKLQMRLKREDQRLRVAMTDPAVEAITIDPAQALELDAALNQLLLQDQRAAEVVDLHFFAGLGLDQVAALLGVAPRTVARDWRFASAFLQARLS is encoded by the coding sequence ATGCAGCAAGTCGTCGATGCCAGCGGTGTGGATGAACTGGTCGATCAGTTGTATCTGCAATTGCGGACTCTGGCGCGCAGTGAGCGCCGTCGTGGTGGTGCGCCCGATACCTTGCATACCACCGCGCTGGTCAGCGAGCTGTACCTGAAACTGGCGGATACCGAACGCCTGCGCTTTGGCGAGGCCAAGCAGTTTTTTTCCTACGCGGCGCAAGCGATGCGCCATATCCTGCTTGATCGCGCCAAGCTGCAAATGCGTTTGAAACGCGAGGACCAACGCCTGCGTGTGGCAATGACCGATCCGGCGGTCGAGGCAATCACGATCGATCCGGCGCAGGCACTCGAACTGGATGCCGCGCTGAATCAATTGTTGTTGCAAGACCAGCGCGCCGCAGAAGTTGTCGACCTGCATTTTTTCGCCGGGCTCGGGCTGGATCAAGTGGCCGCGCTGCTCGGTGTGGCGCCGCGTACCGTGGCGCGTGACTGGCGTTTCGCCTCGGCGTTTCTGCAGGCACGGTTGTCTTGA